Proteins from a single region of Oryza brachyantha chromosome 6, ObraRS2, whole genome shotgun sequence:
- the LOC102719026 gene encoding transcription factor IBH1-like 1 has protein sequence MRDHSSSSASTCSTMSFGFKQAFLKNLLLSLQDCSRTTTTPLNAMSLQERKQAVKSSADIAMAAAHGSGASWPKAIILAHPASAAAAARAQRCRRIVRRYYCCGQRRRSSGRRRRPAAAASGGGGGVTAGGVMARRLVRRRTMALRKVIPGGGAMDEASLLREAMDYVVHLRAQVDVLRRVSEAVQRRSTPLRDSWSHCTFTEKED, from the exons ATGAGAGACCATAGCTCTAGCTCTGCTAGCACCTGCAGCACCATGTCCTTCGGCTTCAAGCAAGCGTTCCTCAAGAACCTTCTCCTGAGCCTCCAAGATTGctcgaggacgacgacgacgccctTGAACGCCATGAGCCTGCAGGAGAGGAAGCAAGCCGTCAAGTCCTCCGCCGAcatcgccatggcggcggcgcacggcagcGGCGCGAGTTGGCCCAAGGCCATCATCTTGGCGCatccggcgtcggcggcagcggcggccaggGCGCAGAGGTGCAGGAGGATCGTGCGGAGGTACTACTGCTGCGGCCAGAGGAGGAGATCAtcaggtcgtcgtcgccgccccgccgccgctgcttcaggtggtggtggtggtgtcacTGCCGGCGGTGTGATGGCGAGGAGGCtggtgaggaggaggaccaTGGCGCTGAGGAAGGTGATACCCGGAGGCGGCGCCATGGACGAGGCGTCGCTCCTCCGCGAGGCCATGGACTACGTCGTCCACCTGCGCGCGCAGGTCGACGTGCTCCGCCGCGTCTCGGAAGCCGTGCAGAGACGATCCACCCCTCTGCG GGATTCTTGGTCTCATTGTACCTTCACAGAAAAGGAGGATTAA
- the LOC102718845 gene encoding U5 small nuclear ribonucleoprotein 40 kDa protein has product MFAPPGNNSLALAAPRPGMELANIQQHPNQALGPGGKQRTSSLEAPIMLLTGHQSAVYCMKFNPAGTVIASGSHDKDIFLWYVHGDCKNYMVLRGHKNAVLDLQWTTDGTQIISASPDKTVRVWDVETGKQVKKMAEHSSFVNSCCPARKWPPLVVSGSDDGTAKLWDLRQRGAIQTLPDKYQITAVSFSEAADKVFTGGLDNDVKWWDLRKNEVTEYLKGHQDMITGMQLSPDGSYLLTNAMDNELKIWDLRPYAPENRNIKTLTGHQHNFEKNLLKCSWSPDNRKVTAGSADRMVYIWDTTSRRILYKLPGHNGSVNETAFHPTEPIIGSCGSDKQIYLGEL; this is encoded by the coding sequence ATGTTTGCCCCACCAGGCAACAATTCTTTGGCTCTTGCAGCACCAAGGCCAGGGATGGAGCTGGCTAACATTCAACAGCATCCTAATCAAGCTCTTGGGCCTGGTGGCAAGCAACGTACTTCCAGTCTGGAGGCCCCGATAATGCTACTCACAGGTCATCAGAGTGCTGTGTACTGCATGAAGTTTAACCCTGCTGGAACCGTGATTGCATCAGGCTCCCATGACAAGGATATCTTCCTGTGGTATGTCCATGGTGACTGTAAGAACTACATGGTACTGAGAGGACACAAGAATGCTGTTCTTGACCTTCAATGGACTACTGATGGGACTCAGATCATCTCTGCAAGCCCTGACAAGACTGTGAGAGTGTGGGACGTTGAGACTGGCAAGCAAGTGAAAAAGATGGCTGAGCACTCGTCGTTTGTAAACTCATGTTGCCCAGCTCGAAAATGGCCACCTCTGGTTGTGAGTGGATCGGATGACGGCACAGCAAAGCTATGGGATTTGCGTCAAAGAGGTGCTATACAAACACTTCCAGACAAGTACCAGATTACAGCCGTCAGCTTCTCGGAGGCAGCAGATAAGGTTTTCACTGGTGGCCTGGACAATGATGTCAAATGGTGGGATCTCCGCAAGAATGAAGTAACAGAGTATCTCAAAGGACATCAGGACATGATAACCGGAATGCAACTTAGTCCTGATGGATCTTACCTCCTAACCAATGCGATGGACAATGAGCTCAAAATCTGGGACTTGCGCCCTTACGCCCCAGAGAACCGGAACATCAAGACCCTCACAGGGCATCAGCATAACTTTGAGAAGAACCTGTTGAAGTGTAGCTGGTCCCCTGATAATCGCAAGGTCACCGCGGGGAGTGCTGATCGCATGGTCTACATCTGGGACACAACATCAAGGCGAATCTTGTACAAGCTTCCTGGCCACAACGGTTCTGTCAACGAGACCGCATTCCACCCCACCGAGCCTATCATCGGATCTTGCGGCAGTGACAAGCAGATTTATCTTGGGGAGCTGTAG